Proteins co-encoded in one Anguilla anguilla isolate fAngAng1 chromosome 16, fAngAng1.pri, whole genome shotgun sequence genomic window:
- the LOC118215450 gene encoding transient receptor potential cation channel subfamily M member 7-like isoform X1 produces the protein MFLYASLSHKDEEEELESQKSWIESTFTKRECVYILPISKDPHRCLPGCQICQQLVRCCCGRLVRQHAGFTASLAMQYSELRMGEGGMPELEEWSVEKHTEERPTDAYGILNFQGGSHSYRAKYVRLSYDSKPESILQLLLKEWQMELPKLVISVHGGVQNFDLHPRLKQVVGKGLVKAAVTTGAWILTDGVNTGVAKHVGDALKEHSSGSVRKIRTIGIAPWGVIENRNDLIGRDVVTPYQTLLNPLSKLNVLNSLHSHFLLVDDGMVGKYGAEAILRRHLEKHISQQRIHARIGQGVPVVVVVLEGGPNVILTVLEYLQESPPVPVVVCEGTGRAADVLAYVHKHTEDGGFLPDGVEMDIIGTIKKTFNFSHSDAVHLFQTIMECMKKKELITVYHVGTEDPQDIDVAILRALLKGTNTSAFDQLVLTLAWDRVDIAKNHVFVYGQQLLVGSLEQAMLDALVMDRVEFVKLLIENGVSMHRFLTISRLEELYNTKQSSTNPTLFHLVRDVKQGHLPPNYKITLIDVGLVIEYLMGGTYRCNYTRKRFRIIYNNLYGNSRRSGRHITIGGSHLHKNRESFCIHVDKKEKTRHNHFIKTAQPYKPKPESSRQQARKRSREEVVDIDDPETQRFPYPFNELLVWAVLMKRQKMALFFWQHGEESMAKALVACRLSHSMADEVQKSDVVDGTSEELREYSNEFGTLAVDLLEQSFRQDETMAMKLLTYELKSWSNSTCLKLAVASRLRPFVAHTCTQMLLSDMWMGRLNMRKNSWYKVILSILVPPAILLLEYKSKAEMAHIPQSQDAHLMTLEDGEHPFHHPAANDHIQMDVLREGRQTDHAEQKSEGTYSLRSRRIPVTRRFYAFYQAPIVKFWFNTLAYLGFLMLYSYVILVRMPPTPSAQECVVILYIFTSAIEKTREMCMSEAGKITQKIRVWFSDYFNISDTIAIVTFFVGFGLRFGTGDIFTAGRIVYCLNIIFWFVRLLDIVAVNQYAGPYIMMIGKMVANMFYIVVIMAVILVSYGVPRKAILYPNEEPSWTLAKDVVFQPYWMMYGEVYAYEIDGKGDDDVCAGNSEAKELCGPAVWLTPLLQAVYLFVQYILIVNLLIAFFNNVYLQVKSISNLVWKYQRYHFIMAYHEKSVVPPPLVLLSHLVSVFTCICRKRKKGGMTYGPKLFLTEEDRKRLHDFEEQCLETYFREKDDHFHSGSEERIRVTSDRVQSMLLQLKEVGKRVNFIKRSLTTLDSQIGHLQDLSVLTVDTLKALSAQRASEASKVHNQITRELSVSKNLGPRPLDTPSQPQGPTLLKRSTGAGIGPPVQQGEASVTDSIFWGGAWDANRSRGPEAAGVSPEGRSLEPGVSDAALSPPELRLGGRPLDEGGPPPHAEDSQNTTTPSSLPWAAKFFVGPPSSVGHHGVLPESLSLEFEAFVGHKNIAERSGFGEDLTGGNRPLNPSLRGKDPGSPSGLMRTASSYAGFTEFGRNPSSLCPNSALSGRGRGRVSAEDLLYQQEQKTGLLGKSAQLSSVTPGEELLNVSTSLYMFRNTHLGARKDSIGSPFKPLDTSFQYSAVERNNLMRLSQSIPFTPVPPKGEPVTLYRLEESSPNTINNSMSSWAQRGLCAKIEFLSKEEMGGGLRRALKVQCTWCEDNVLKPGHLYIVKSFLPEVVNTWQSVYRDDTVLQLCLREIQQQRAAQKLTFAFNQIKPKTIVYSPRFLEVFLLYCHSASQWFAIEECISGEFRKFNNNNGDEIVPCSLLEETMLAFSHWSYEYTRGELLVLDLQGVGEILTDPSVITRGENESYEMIFGPANLGDDAIRNFREKHHCNSCCRKLHLPDLKRNEYTPDKVTLPPDDTPGEGSVQSQSATKEERSPIRLMP, from the exons ATGTTCCTGTACGCTTCCTTATCACAtaaggacgaggaggaggagctcgAG TCCCAGAAATCCTGGATAGAAAGCACTTTCACCAAGAGGGAATGTGTGTACATACTTCCAATCTCAAAAGATCCTCACAG GTGTCTCCCAGGATGTCAGATTTGCCAGCAGCTTGTGAG GTGCTGCTGTGGACGGCTGGTGAGGCAGCATGCGGGCTTCACTGCCAGCCTGGCCATGCAGTATTCAGAGCTGAGGATGGGTGAGGGTGGCATGCCCGAGCTGGAGGAGTGGTCTGTGGAGAAGCACACGGAGGAGCGCCCCACTGACGCGTATGGCATTCTCAACTTCCAGGGTGGATCCCATTCTTACAGAGCAAAG TATGTGCGCCTGTCCTACGACTCCAAACCCGAGTCcatcctccagctcctgctcaaAGAGTGGCAAATGGAGCTTCCAAAGTTAGTCATCTCCGTCCACGGGGGCGTCCAGAACTTTGACCTCCACCCTCGGCTCAAGCAGGTGGTGGGAAAGGGGCTGGTCAAGGCAGCGGTCACCACGGGGGCCTGGATCCTGACCGATGGGGTGAACACAG gTGTGGCAAAGCACGTCGGCGATGCCCTCAAAGAGCATTCGTCTGGATCAGTTCGGAAAATCCGCACCATAGGAATTGCCCCCTGGGGAGTGATCGAGAACAGAAATGACCTCATCGGTAGAGAT GTGGTCACGCCATATCAGACGCTGCTGAACCCCTTGAGCAAGCTGAACGTGCTCAACAGTCTGCACTCTCACTTCCTCCTGGTGGATGATGGGATGGTGGGGAAGTATGGTGCAGAGGCTATACTCCGCCGCCACCTGGAGAAACACATCAGCCAGCAGAGGATCCATGCCA GGATCGGGCAGGGGGTgccggtggtggtggtggtcctGGAGGGCGGGCCCAACGTGATCCTCACGGTGCTGGAGTACCTGCAGGAGAGCCCCCCCGTGCCCGTGGTGGTGTGTGAGGGGACTGGACGGGCTGCCGACGTGCTGGCCTACGTGCACAAGCACACCGAGGACGGCGG ATTTCTTCCTGATGGGGTTGAAATGGACATCATTGGAACAATCAAAAAAACCTTTAACTTCAGCCACAGTGATGCCGTCCACCTCTTTCAAACCATAATGGAGTGCATGAAGAAGAAGGAGCTG ATAACCGTCTACCACGTGGGAACAGAGGATCCACAGGACATCGATGTGGCCATACTAAGAGCACTTTTAAAAG GCACCAACACATCAGCGTTTGACCAGCTTGTGCTCACACTGGCCTGGGATCGTGTTGACATCGCCAAGAACCACGTGTTTGTCTACGGGCAGCAGCTACTG GTGGGTTCCCTGGAGCAGGCTATGTTGGATGCGCTGGTGATGGACAGGGTGGAGTTTGTGAAGCTGCTGATTGAGAATGGAGTCAGCATGCATCGCTTCCTCACCATCAGCCGCTTGGAGGAGCTCTACAACACG AAACAGTCCTCAACTAATCCCACTCTCTTCCACCTCGTAAGAGACGTCAAACAG GGTCACCTTCCTCCAAATTACAAGATCACCCTGATAGACGTGGGCCTCGTCATCGAGTACCTCATGGGCGGGACCTACAGGTGCAACTACACCAGGAAGCGCTTCCGGATCATTTACAACAATCTCTATGGCAACAGCCGG AGGTCTGGGCGACACATAACAATTGGCGGATCGCACCTGCACAAGAACCGCGAGTCGTTCTGCATTCACGTCGACAAGAAGGAAAAGACCAGGCACAACCACTTCATCAAAACCGCGCAACCGTACAAACCCAAG CCGGAGTCGTCCAGGCAACaggcgaggaagaggagcagggaggaggtggtggatATCGACGACCCGGAGACGCAGCGCTTCCCGTACCCGTTTAACGAGCTGCTGGTGTGGGCAGTGCTCATGAAGAGGCAGAAGATGGCGCTGTTCTTCTGGCAGCACGGGGAAGAGTCCATGGCCAAGGCCCTGGTGGCCTGCAGGCTCTCCCACTCCATGGCCGACGAGGTCCAGAAGAGCGATGTGGTGGACGGCACCTCTGAGGAGCTGAGGGAGTACTCCAA CGAGTTTGGCACACTGGCGGTGGACCTGCTGGAGCAGTCATTCCGGCAGGATGAGACCATGGCCATGAAGCTGCTCACCTACGAGCTGAAGAGCTGGAGCAACTCCACCTGTCTGAAGCTGGCCGTGGCGTCCAGGCTGCGGCCCTTCGTTGCTCACACCTGTACGCAGATGCTGCTGTCCGACATGTGGATGGGCCGCCTCAACATGAGGAAGAACTCCTGGTACAAG GTAATTCTCAGCATCCTGGTTCCCCCTGCGATCCTCCTCCTGGAGTATAAGAGCAAAGCGGAGATGGCCCACATCCCCCAGTCGCAGGACGCCCACCTGATGACACTGGAGGACGGCGAGCACCCCTTCCACCACCCCGCCGCCAACGATCACATCCAAATG GATGTTTTGAGGGAGGGGAGGCAGACTGACCACGCTGAGCAGAAAAGTGAGGGCACATATTCCCTCCGCAGCCGGAGAATCCCCGTCACCCGCAGGTTCTACGCCTTCTACCAAGCGCCCATCGTCAAGTTCTGGTTCAACACG CTGGCGTACCTGGGGTTTCTTATGCTGTACTCGTATGTGATCCTGGTACGGATGCCCCCCACGCCTTCCGCGCAGGAGTGTGTGGTCATCCTCTACATCTTCACTTCCGCCATAGAGAAGACCCGGGAG ATGTGCATGTCTGAAGCTGGTAAGATAACTCAGAAGATCAGAGTCTGGTTCAGTGATTACTTTAACATTTCAGACACTATTGCAATAGTTACTTTCTTTGTGGGATTTGGACTGAGATTTGGAACAGGCGACATCTTCACGGCTGGGAGAATCGTTTACTGCCTGAATATCATATTTTGGTTTGTGCGGCTTCTGGACATTGTTGCGGTGAACCAATATGCTGGTCCCTACATCATGATGATTGGGAAAATG GTGGCCAACATGTTTTACATCGTTGTAATAATGGCTGTGATCCTGGTGAGCTACGGTGTGCCCCGGAAGGCCATACTGTACCCCAACGAGGAGCCGTCCTGGACGCTGGCGAAGGACGTGGTCTTCCAGCCCTACTGGATGATGTACGGGGAGGTGTATGCTTACGAGATCGATGGTAAGGGCGATGACGATG TGTGTGCAGGAAACAGTGAGGCGAAGGAGTTGTGTGGTCCAGCCGTTTGGCTGACCCCACTATTGCAGGCTGTGTACCTCTTTGTTCAGTATATTCTCATTGTGAATCTACTCATCGCTTTCTTCAA CAACGTGTATCTGCAAGTGAAATCCATCTCGAACCTGGTGTGGAAGTACCAGCGGTACCATTTCATCATGGCGTACCACGAGAAGTCAGTCGTACCCCCACCTCTCGTCCTCCTCAGTCACCTGGTCTCCGTCTTCACCTGCATCTgtagaaagaggaagaagggcGGCATGACATATGGACCAA AGCTGTTTTTGACTGAGGAGGACAGAAAGAGGCTCCATGACTTTGAGGAGCAGTGCTTGGAGACGTACTTCCGGGAAAAGGACGACCACTTTCACTCTGGGAGTGAGGAGAGGATAAGGGTCACTTCTGACAG GGTGCAAAGCATGCTCCTGCAACTGAAGGAAGTTGGCAAGCGGGTGAACTTCATAAAGCGCTCCCTCACCACCCTGGACTCCCAGATCGGGCACCTGCAGGACCTGTCTGTTCTGACGGTGGACACGCTGAAGGCCCTGTCTGCCCAGCGAGCTTCAGAAGCCAGCAAGGTCCACAACCAGATCACCCGGGAGCTAAGCGTCTCCAAGAACCTGGGGCCCCGCCCTCTGGACACGCCTTCTCAGCCCCAGGGCCCCACCCTGCTCAAGCGCAGCACAGGGGCTGGCATCGGCCCCCCGGTCCAGCAGGGTGAGGCCAGTGTGACTGACTCCATCTtctggggcggggcctgggatGCAAACAGGAGCCGGGGGCCGGAGGCGGCTGGGGTGAGCCctgaggggcggagcctggagcCTGGGGTTTCCGACGCTGCCCTGTCTCCGCCCGAGCTCCGCCTCGGGGGCCGGCCCCTGGACGAGGGGGGCCCGCCGCCCCACGCAGAGGACTCCCAGAACACCACCACGCCCAGTAGCCTGCCCTGGGCTGCAAAGTTTTTTGTGGGCCCCCCTTCTTCTGTGGGGCATCATGGGGTCCTGCCCGAAAGCTTGAGTCTTGAGTTTGAGGCGTTTGTGG GGCATAAAAACATCGCAGAACGCTCGGGATTTGGAGAAGACCTCACTGGGGGAAACAGGCCTCTCAACCCATCACTGAGGGGAAAAGACCCG GGCTCCCCTAGTGGACTGATGAGGACAGCGAGTTCCTACGCAGGTTTCACAGAGTTTGGCAgaaacccctcctccctctgtcccaaCTCAG CTCTCAGTGGTAGGGGGCGGGGTCGTGTGTCAGCCGAGGATCTCCTTTATCAGCAAGAGCAGAAAACAGGGCTGCTG GGCAagtcagcacagctcagcagtgt GACTCCAGGGGAAGAGCTCTTGAATG tttccacatctctgtacaTGTTCAGAAACACGCACCTCGGGGCCAGGAAAGACT CCATCGGTTCTCCCTTCAAACCCTTAGATACCAGCTTTCAGTATTCAG CTGTGGAGCGCAATAACCTGATGAGACTGTCCCAGAGCATCCCCTTCACCCCTGTACCTCCAAAAG gagaACCTGTGACTCTGTACCGTCTGGAGGAGAGCTCTCCCAATACCATCAACAACAGCATGTCCTCTTGGGCCCAGAGGGGGCTCTGCGCCAAGATCGAATTCCTCAGCAAGGAGGAAATGGGCGGAGGCCTTCGGAGGGCGCTGAAGGTGCAGTGCACCTGGTGCGAAGACAACGTGCTCAAACCAGGACACCTGTACATCGTCAAGTCCTTCTTGCCAGAGGTGGTCAATACCTGGCAGAGCGTCTACAGAGATGACACTGTTCTGCAGCTGTGTCTGAGG GAAATTCAGCAGCAGAGAGCAGCTCAGAAACTGACCTTTGCCTTCAACCAAATAAAGCCGAAGACTATCGTTTACTCTCCCAG gtTCCTGGAAGTGTTCCTGTTGTACTGTCACTCAGCCAGTCAGTGGTTTGCCATTGAGGAGTGCATCAGCGGCGAGTTCAGGAAgtttaacaacaacaacgggGATGAGATAGTTCCCTGCAGCCTGCTGGAGGAGACTATGCTGGCCTTCAGCCACTGGTCCTATGAGTACACCAGGGGAGAACTGCTGGTGCTCGATCTGCAAG GTGTCGGGGAGATTTTGACGGATCCATCTGTAATTACAAGAGGCGAAAACGA GTCATATGAGATGATATTCGGGCCAGCAAACTTGGGGGACGACGCCATCCGGAACTTCAGAGAGAAACATCACTGTAACTCCTGCTGCCGCAAGCTGCACCTCCCCG ATCTAAAGAGAAACGAGTACACCCCTGATAAAGTCACCCTGCCCCCTGACGACACCCCAGGCGAGGGTTCTGTCCAATCGCAGAGTGCCACCAAAGAAGAGAGATCCCCGATACGACTGATGCCgtga